Proteins encoded within one genomic window of Spirulina major PCC 6313:
- a CDS encoding DUF2062 domain-containing protein: protein MTKTIPKLSSCRPRRSWWRKQVHYYYYQILRLRGTPKAIARGVAIGVFFGCFPFFGLQTLLAVVGATLLRGNRLTAMAATWISNPLTYVPIYAFNFHMGQEILRVKDVDLSAIDWTSSDLFYLGWKFALTLGVGCFVVGTIAAVLSYCLTIPLVLRLRKSRHKKRPKLPRR from the coding sequence GTGACCAAGACCATTCCTAAACTTTCATCCTGTCGTCCCCGCCGTTCTTGGTGGCGCAAGCAGGTTCATTATTACTACTATCAGATTCTACGGTTGCGGGGAACACCGAAGGCGATCGCGCGGGGTGTGGCGATCGGGGTGTTTTTCGGCTGTTTCCCGTTTTTTGGGTTGCAGACGCTGCTAGCAGTGGTCGGGGCGACGCTGTTGCGGGGCAATCGCTTGACGGCAATGGCGGCCACTTGGATTAGTAATCCGCTCACCTATGTGCCGATTTATGCGTTTAATTTCCATATGGGTCAGGAAATTCTGCGGGTTAAGGATGTGGATCTCTCGGCGATTGATTGGACTTCGTCGGATTTGTTTTATTTGGGGTGGAAATTTGCGCTGACCTTGGGGGTGGGGTGTTTTGTCGTGGGGACGATCGCTGCCGTCCTCAGTTATTGCCTCACGATTCCCCTGGTGCTCCGCCTCCGCAAATCCCGCCACAAGAAGCGCCCGAAGTTGCCCCGTCGTTAG
- a CDS encoding photosystem II S4 domain protein, which translates to MLPKDDLLKGVENRDAVTRVIDQAEQALRTWEVVMTDFLSPPVLIEAQRAFAKLTEIELSAGGGYPQAERQRLAIARSELPLDPSQVELAALDVAGNFLFDPATHRDFLGSILGTGIVREKVGDIIVLGERGAQMIVVPELVEFLCQSLVQVRSVPVKTHPIPLEALKIRPPKRKEMTTVEASMRLDAIASAGFGMSRSKMSDAISSGDVRVNWKDITQPSHTVAAGDLIAMRGKGRLEVGEVAITKKQRYRIQLTRLV; encoded by the coding sequence ATGTTGCCTAAAGACGATCTCCTCAAAGGTGTTGAAAATCGCGATGCTGTGACTCGTGTGATTGACCAGGCAGAACAAGCCCTACGCACCTGGGAAGTGGTGATGACGGACTTCCTTTCGCCGCCGGTCTTAATTGAGGCTCAACGCGCCTTTGCCAAGCTGACGGAAATTGAGTTAAGCGCAGGCGGTGGCTATCCCCAGGCAGAACGGCAACGGCTAGCGATCGCTCGCTCCGAACTCCCCCTTGACCCCAGCCAAGTCGAACTGGCCGCCCTTGATGTCGCTGGGAATTTCCTCTTTGACCCGGCGACCCATCGGGATTTTCTCGGTTCGATTTTGGGAACGGGAATTGTGCGGGAAAAGGTCGGAGATATTATCGTCCTGGGGGAACGGGGGGCACAGATGATCGTTGTGCCGGAATTGGTGGAATTCCTCTGCCAAAGTCTGGTGCAAGTGCGATCAGTTCCGGTGAAAACCCATCCCATCCCCCTGGAAGCCCTCAAAATTCGCCCCCCGAAACGCAAGGAAATGACCACCGTTGAAGCTTCGATGCGGTTGGATGCGATCGCCTCTGCCGGATTTGGCATGTCCCGCAGCAAAATGTCCGATGCGATCAGTTCCGGTGATGTGCGCGTCAACTGGAAAGACATCACCCAACCCAGCCACACCGTCGCAGCCGGGGATCTCATCGCCATGCGCGGCAAAGGTCGCCTCGAAGTGGGCGAAGTAGCGATCACGAAAAAGCAACGCTACCGCATCCAACTCACCCGCTTAGTTTAG
- the ruvX gene encoding Holliday junction resolvase RuvX, producing MERIAALGLDVGKKRIGVAGCDGLGLIATGLTTITRHSFSQDVAAFQALVAERQVQQLVVGLPYTMNGAIGFQAKQVQKYAQRLAHALQLPLDYVDERLTSLEAEAQMQAQRISIRQNKGLIDRKAAAIILQTWLDQRRRSP from the coding sequence ATGGAACGGATTGCCGCCTTAGGATTGGACGTGGGCAAAAAACGGATTGGAGTCGCTGGCTGTGATGGCCTGGGGCTAATTGCCACGGGGCTAACCACGATCACCCGCCATTCCTTCTCTCAGGATGTGGCGGCGTTTCAAGCTCTCGTGGCAGAGCGGCAGGTACAGCAGCTTGTGGTGGGGTTGCCCTACACGATGAATGGAGCGATCGGATTCCAAGCCAAACAGGTGCAGAAATACGCCCAACGTCTCGCCCATGCTCTCCAACTGCCCTTAGACTACGTGGATGAGCGGCTCACATCCCTGGAAGCTGAGGCACAAATGCAAGCCCAGCGGATTTCAATTCGTCAAAATAAGGGACTGATCGATCGCAAAGCTGCCGCGATTATTCTGCAAACCTGGCTCGATCAACGGCGGCGATCGCCCTAA
- a CDS encoding GNAT family N-acetyltransferase — protein sequence MKSRTPFGHASPTIRPLQLRDVEAIATLAQRVWDDSKLREWQSLNRKLNQFQHWFGLLNVLRLFPNLTQHQFCIYVAEQEGQLCGLIHVMPCNRTRTTWRVEQVMFDAAAAAINSGLNLKNTGSHLLRHCFEVLWEARTWVLEVNIQDKQTLALYRQNGFQPLAQVTNWNISPDVLQRIAQHEPSLPNLLPVSNADAQLLYQLDTVSMPPLLRQVFDRHVEDFKTPFWSAIANNIHNWINQTEVVSGYVFEPQRKAAIGHFSLTLHRDGDRPHEALLTVHPAYTWLYPELIAQIAKVAQTVPGTPLHITSTDYQTEREDYFEHLGAERIEHTLLMSRSVWHKLRETKPLEGLQLPDMLGLQPARTPIPTRMSWAKFLPKRDHRTDSSRPNPPETQA from the coding sequence ATGAAATCTCGCACCCCCTTTGGCCATGCGTCCCCCACCATCCGTCCCCTGCAATTGCGGGATGTGGAAGCGATCGCAACCTTGGCACAACGGGTGTGGGATGACTCCAAACTTCGGGAGTGGCAGAGTCTGAATCGTAAACTCAACCAATTTCAGCATTGGTTTGGCCTGCTGAATGTGCTGCGTCTGTTTCCCAACTTGACCCAACATCAGTTTTGCATCTACGTAGCCGAGCAAGAGGGCCAACTGTGCGGCTTGATTCATGTCATGCCCTGCAACCGGACTCGCACCACCTGGCGTGTTGAGCAAGTGATGTTTGATGCCGCAGCCGCGGCGATTAATAGCGGCTTAAACCTCAAAAATACCGGCTCACACCTCCTCCGCCACTGTTTTGAAGTGTTGTGGGAAGCTCGCACTTGGGTGTTAGAGGTGAATATCCAAGACAAGCAAACCCTCGCCCTCTATCGGCAAAATGGCTTTCAACCCCTGGCCCAAGTCACTAACTGGAACATCAGCCCGGACGTATTGCAACGCATTGCCCAGCATGAACCCTCCCTGCCGAACCTGCTGCCGGTGAGCAATGCCGATGCCCAGTTACTTTATCAACTGGATACGGTGTCGATGCCGCCCTTGTTGCGTCAGGTGTTCGATCGCCATGTCGAAGATTTTAAAACACCCTTTTGGAGTGCGATCGCCAACAATATCCACAACTGGATTAACCAAACAGAAGTGGTGAGTGGCTATGTGTTTGAACCCCAACGAAAAGCCGCGATCGGTCACTTTTCCCTCACCCTCCATCGAGACGGCGATCGCCCCCACGAAGCCCTCCTCACCGTCCATCCCGCCTACACCTGGCTCTACCCTGAACTGATAGCCCAAATCGCCAAAGTTGCCCAAACCGTCCCCGGCACTCCCCTCCACATCACCTCCACCGACTACCAAACCGAGCGCGAAGACTACTTCGAGCACCTCGGAGCCGAGCGCATTGAGCACACCCTCCTGATGTCGCGTTCCGTGTGGCACAAACTGCGGGAAACCAAGCCCCTCGAAGGCCTCCAACTGCCCGATATGCTCGGACTCCAACCCGCCCGCACCCCCATCCCCACCCGGATGTCCTGGGCCAAGTTTTTACCCAAACGGGATCATCGCACCGATTCATCCCGCCCGAACCCGCCCGAAACCCAAGCCTAG
- the rpmB gene encoding 50S ribosomal protein L28 — MARRCQITGKKANNGYAVSHSHRRTKKLQEANLQWKRIWWAEGNRWVRIKLSTKALKTVQKKGLHAVAKEAGLNLNKF, encoded by the coding sequence ATGGCACGTCGCTGTCAAATCACGGGCAAAAAAGCCAACAACGGCTACGCCGTTTCTCACTCTCACCGTCGCACGAAGAAGTTGCAAGAAGCAAACTTGCAATGGAAGCGGATTTGGTGGGCAGAAGGGAATCGCTGGGTACGGATTAAGTTATCCACGAAAGCGTTGAAAACGGTTCAAAAGAAAGGATTACACGCCGTTGCTAAAGAAGCAGGTCTTAATCTTAATAAGTTCTAA
- a CDS encoding DUF3285 domain-containing protein, whose translation MEESASQVTPETRATDEPAADAPEEEQASYVKLAMRNMVRKKGTSLKHFFLSTAGLLGLLIGLAYLTR comes from the coding sequence ATGGAAGAGTCTGCATCCCAAGTTACGCCGGAAACCAGAGCCACCGATGAACCTGCGGCCGATGCTCCGGAAGAAGAGCAAGCCAGTTATGTGAAGTTAGCCATGCGGAACATGGTGCGCAAAAAGGGCACATCCCTGAAACATTTTTTCCTCTCCACGGCGGGTCTGTTGGGGCTGCTGATCGGTTTAGCCTATTTAACGCGCTAG
- the ybeY gene encoding rRNA maturation RNase YbeY, which yields MTVTVNLQDDGGYGAIAPAQWSHWLSHWFAQLNPELPPAPSYELSLRFTDDAEIHQLNAQYRAINRPTDVLAFAALEQTLAWYPPDEPVDLGDVIISVETAQRQAKTQGHGLDREILWLVSHGVLHLLGWDHPTEAELAQMLAQQETLIASLQNLPAVDASTPGSCC from the coding sequence ATGACAGTCACCGTTAATCTTCAGGATGATGGAGGGTATGGTGCGATCGCCCCGGCACAATGGTCACACTGGCTCAGCCATTGGTTTGCCCAGCTTAACCCGGAACTTCCCCCCGCCCCCAGTTATGAATTGAGCCTGCGGTTCACCGATGATGCTGAAATTCATCAGCTTAACGCCCAGTATCGCGCCATCAATCGCCCCACCGATGTCCTCGCCTTTGCCGCCTTAGAACAAACATTAGCCTGGTATCCCCCCGATGAACCCGTGGATCTCGGCGATGTGATCATTTCCGTTGAAACGGCACAACGGCAGGCCAAGACCCAAGGCCATGGGCTGGATCGAGAAATCCTGTGGCTTGTGAGTCATGGTGTTTTACATCTGCTGGGCTGGGATCATCCCACCGAGGCAGAGCTTGCCCAGATGCTGGCTCAACAGGAGACCTTGATTGCATCACTCCAAAACCTGCCCGCCGTGGATGCCTCAACCCCAGGGAGTTGTTGCTAA
- a CDS encoding diacylglycerol kinase produces MTLNSHRPPQCDVTPVVPSLYAVMPQRSSNSRPLAWQIAPNLWVSFRYAWAGVIYAFKTQRNFRIHTGIAIAAIALSLGLQISRVEMAVVALTCALVMVLELVNTALESVVDLTVEQSYHELAKVAKDCAAGAVLVAAIASIFVAGVILLPPLFAAIAPLF; encoded by the coding sequence ATGACCCTCAACTCCCATCGTCCTCCCCAATGCGACGTAACCCCCGTTGTTCCCTCGCTTTACGCTGTGATGCCCCAACGTAGTTCCAACTCTCGCCCCCTGGCCTGGCAAATTGCCCCGAATTTGTGGGTGAGTTTTCGTTATGCTTGGGCGGGGGTGATCTACGCCTTCAAAACCCAGCGCAATTTTCGGATTCATACGGGAATTGCGATCGCTGCGATCGCCTTAAGTTTGGGATTACAGATTAGTCGGGTGGAAATGGCGGTGGTGGCGCTCACCTGTGCCCTTGTGATGGTGTTGGAATTGGTCAATACGGCCCTCGAATCGGTGGTGGATTTGACCGTTGAACAGAGCTATCACGAACTGGCAAAGGTGGCGAAAGATTGCGCGGCTGGAGCGGTATTAGTAGCAGCGATCGCCTCTATTTTTGTCGCCGGAGTGATTCTGTTGCCCCCCCTCTTTGCGGCGATCGCCCCCTTGTTCTGA
- a CDS encoding anthranilate synthase component II — protein MLLVIDNYDSFTYNLVQYLGELASEFPVATDIRVYRNDQIDLDAITAIAPDGIVISPGPGRPDDAGISVAVIETLGSQFPILGVCLGHQSLGQVFGGTVVAAPILMHGKTSEIHHTGQGVFQNLPNPFSATRYHSLVVDRQTLPPTLEVTAWVDDGTIMGLRHRDYPHLEGVQFHPESVLTPVGKNLLRNFLAALHPQPAKNS, from the coding sequence TTGCTACTGGTTATTGATAATTACGACAGCTTCACCTACAACTTGGTGCAGTATTTGGGGGAATTAGCGAGTGAATTCCCCGTCGCGACAGATATCCGCGTCTATCGTAACGACCAAATTGATCTCGACGCGATTACTGCGATCGCCCCCGATGGCATCGTCATCTCCCCCGGCCCCGGCCGTCCCGATGACGCAGGCATTTCCGTCGCTGTCATTGAAACCCTTGGATCTCAGTTTCCCATTTTGGGTGTTTGTCTAGGGCATCAAAGCCTCGGCCAAGTCTTCGGCGGGACGGTAGTGGCTGCACCGATCTTGATGCACGGCAAAACCTCCGAAATTCACCACACCGGCCAAGGCGTTTTTCAGAACCTCCCCAATCCCTTTTCAGCCACTCGTTATCATAGCCTTGTGGTTGATCGCCAAACCCTACCGCCCACGCTCGAAGTGACCGCCTGGGTAGACGACGGTACGATCATGGGACTCCGGCATCGGGACTATCCCCACCTCGAAGGTGTACAATTTCATCCCGAAAGTGTCTTAACCCCGGTCGGAAAAAACCTCCTGCGGAATTTTCTTGCCGCTCTCCATCCTCAACCTGCAAAGAATTCATGA
- a CDS encoding MBL fold metallo-hydrolase, producing the protein MKRSTFLRYLGASTITTLGLSQVSGSPAQAQGAGLSMRWYGHTCVLFTGGGQRVLVNPFRALGCTAGYPVPNPAVDYILMSSRLFDEGAPAADTPGNPRILFQAGAYTVGSSQFEGIAIAHDRNGGRRFGTNVAWKWQQGGVNILHLGGAAAPIEFEQRILMGRPDILFVPVGGGPKAYNPQEAQAAIQALNPKIAVPTHYRTNAADAAACDITSLDTFLSLYSPDQIRRLGSQTLSLSAGSLPSSGTAIYVFRDPV; encoded by the coding sequence ATGAAGCGAAGCACCTTTCTCCGTTACCTAGGGGCCAGTACCATTACCACCCTCGGCCTGAGCCAAGTCTCAGGTTCCCCAGCCCAAGCCCAAGGCGCAGGCCTATCGATGCGCTGGTATGGCCATACCTGTGTGCTGTTTACGGGCGGGGGACAACGGGTGTTAGTGAATCCCTTTCGTGCCCTCGGTTGTACCGCTGGGTATCCCGTCCCTAATCCGGCCGTGGATTATATTCTGATGAGTAGCCGCCTTTTTGATGAGGGCGCACCCGCAGCCGATACCCCCGGAAACCCACGTATTTTGTTCCAGGCGGGGGCCTATACGGTGGGGTCAAGTCAGTTTGAAGGGATTGCGATCGCCCACGATCGCAACGGTGGCCGCCGCTTCGGCACGAATGTCGCCTGGAAATGGCAACAGGGCGGCGTGAATATCCTCCACCTCGGCGGCGCGGCAGCCCCCATTGAGTTTGAGCAACGAATTCTCATGGGACGGCCTGATATTCTCTTTGTCCCCGTTGGCGGTGGCCCCAAAGCCTACAACCCCCAAGAAGCCCAAGCCGCCATCCAAGCCCTCAACCCCAAAATTGCCGTTCCCACCCATTACCGCACCAACGCCGCCGATGCCGCCGCCTGCGACATCACAAGCCTTGATACCTTCCTAAGCCTCTATTCCCCCGATCAAATCCGTCGCTTGGGCAGTCAAACTCTCTCCCTCAGCGCGGGCAGTCTACCCAGCAGTGGAACCGCCATCTATGTGTTCCGCGACCCTGTCTAG
- the hetR gene encoding heterocyst differentiation master regulator HetR, with product MSLSPQLSTDQDLINSLDPSAMDQILFYLAFSAMRVGGHRHGAFLDAAATAAKCAIYTTYIEQGENIRMTGHLHHIEPKRVKVIVNEIRQALTKGKLLKMLGSQEPRYLIQFPYVWLEKYPWEAGQSALAHPSRLVQTNLTGEQKQYIEDKLPADLPNAQLINSFQFFELIEFLHLRSQEELPAERRMTMSEALGEHIKRRLIYSGTVMRVDNPWGLPFYALLRPTYSPSGPEERTYTMVDDTARFFRMMRDWAEEKPHAMRLLEELDIPPENLEAAKADLDHVIRAWADKWHEQGNPTMVLQMVFGDPQET from the coding sequence ATGTCCTTATCTCCCCAACTTTCAACCGATCAAGATTTGATCAACAGCCTTGATCCCAGCGCGATGGATCAGATTCTGTTTTATCTAGCGTTTAGTGCGATGCGAGTGGGTGGCCATCGCCACGGTGCATTTTTAGATGCCGCCGCCACCGCCGCGAAATGTGCGATCTACACAACCTACATCGAGCAGGGTGAAAACATCCGCATGACGGGGCATTTGCACCACATTGAGCCGAAGCGGGTGAAGGTGATTGTCAATGAAATCCGCCAGGCATTGACGAAAGGGAAGCTTTTGAAGATGCTCGGTTCCCAAGAACCACGCTATCTGATTCAATTTCCCTATGTGTGGTTGGAAAAATACCCCTGGGAAGCGGGGCAATCCGCGTTAGCGCACCCATCGCGCCTTGTCCAAACCAATCTCACCGGGGAACAAAAACAATACATTGAAGATAAACTCCCCGCCGATTTACCCAATGCGCAATTGATCAACTCATTTCAGTTTTTTGAATTGATTGAGTTTTTGCATTTGCGATCGCAAGAAGAACTCCCCGCCGAACGTCGCATGACCATGAGTGAAGCCCTCGGCGAACATATCAAACGCCGCCTCATCTACTCCGGCACGGTGATGCGCGTCGATAACCCCTGGGGCCTCCCCTTCTATGCCCTCCTGCGCCCCACCTATTCCCCCAGCGGCCCAGAAGAGCGCACCTACACCATGGTGGACGATACCGCCCGCTTTTTCCGCATGATGCGCGATTGGGCCGAGGAAAAACCCCACGCCATGCGTCTCCTCGAAGAACTCGACATTCCCCCCGAAAACCTCGAAGCCGCCAAGGCCGATTTAGACCATGTCATCCGGGCATGGGCCGATAAATGGCATGAACAAGGCAATCCCACCATGGTGCTGCAAATGGTCTTTGGTGATCCGCAAGAAACCTAG
- the typA gene encoding translational GTPase TypA, whose protein sequence is MSLPIRNVAIIAHVDHGKTTLVDALLKQSGIFREGEDVPDCVMDSNDLERERGITILSKNTAVRYKETLINIVDTPGHADFGGEVERVLGMVDGCILIVDANEGPMPQTRFVLKKALEKGLRPIVVVNKIDRPNADPDIAVDKVFDLFVELGADDDQCDFTTLYASGLDGYAKETLAEDGQDMEPLFNAILQHVPPPAGDPEKPLQLQVTTLDYSEYLGRIVIGRIHNGTIFAGQQAALYKDDGSIVKTKISKLLGFNGLARVEIPEASAGNIVAVAGFADANIGETITCPDNPQALPLISVDEPTLQMTFSINDSPFAGQEGKFVTSRQLRDRLYRELETNVALRVEESDSPDKFSVSGRGELHLGILIETMRREGYEFQVSQPQVIYREISGQPCEPFEYLVLDVPEAAVGSCIERLGQRKGEMQDMQVGINGRTQLEFVIPARGLIGFRGEFIRLTRGEGIMNHSFLEYRPILGNVDTRYNGVIVAFEEGTATFYSLKNAEDRGVFFIEPGTRVYKGMIIGEHNRPQNLDLNICKAKQLTNHRAASGDELVQLQTPVEMNLERALEYIGPGELVEITPQSIRLRKIDMKKLAKR, encoded by the coding sequence ATGTCGCTTCCTATTCGCAACGTCGCCATCATCGCCCACGTCGATCACGGCAAAACCACCCTTGTTGATGCCCTGCTCAAACAATCCGGAATTTTCCGCGAAGGCGAAGATGTGCCCGACTGCGTCATGGACTCCAACGACTTGGAACGGGAGCGCGGCATCACGATCCTCTCCAAAAACACCGCCGTCCGCTACAAAGAAACCCTGATCAACATCGTGGACACCCCCGGCCACGCTGATTTTGGCGGTGAAGTCGAGCGCGTTCTCGGCATGGTAGACGGCTGCATCCTGATCGTCGATGCCAACGAAGGCCCGATGCCCCAAACCCGCTTTGTCCTCAAAAAAGCCCTCGAAAAAGGCCTACGCCCCATTGTCGTCGTCAACAAAATTGATCGCCCCAACGCCGATCCTGATATCGCCGTGGATAAAGTCTTTGACCTGTTCGTCGAACTGGGCGCAGACGATGATCAGTGTGATTTCACCACCCTCTACGCCTCTGGCCTCGACGGTTACGCCAAAGAAACCCTAGCCGAAGACGGCCAAGATATGGAGCCGCTGTTTAATGCCATCTTGCAGCACGTTCCCCCGCCGGCTGGTGATCCCGAAAAGCCCCTGCAACTCCAAGTCACCACCCTGGACTATTCCGAATATTTGGGCCGGATCGTGATTGGTCGCATCCACAACGGCACGATCTTCGCAGGACAACAGGCCGCCCTCTATAAAGATGATGGCAGCATTGTGAAAACCAAAATTTCTAAACTCCTGGGCTTTAACGGCTTGGCGCGGGTGGAAATCCCCGAAGCCTCTGCCGGTAATATTGTGGCGGTGGCGGGGTTTGCCGATGCCAATATTGGCGAAACGATTACCTGTCCGGATAATCCCCAGGCGTTGCCGCTGATTAGCGTTGATGAACCGACGTTACAGATGACGTTTTCGATTAATGATTCGCCCTTTGCGGGTCAGGAAGGGAAGTTTGTCACGTCGCGGCAATTGCGCGATCGCCTCTACCGCGAATTGGAAACCAACGTCGCCCTCCGTGTCGAAGAAAGCGATTCCCCGGATAAATTTTCCGTCTCCGGTCGGGGTGAATTGCACCTGGGGATTTTGATCGAAACCATGCGCCGCGAAGGGTACGAGTTCCAAGTGTCTCAACCCCAGGTCATTTATCGCGAAATCTCCGGCCAACCCTGCGAACCGTTTGAATATTTGGTGCTTGATGTGCCTGAAGCTGCTGTGGGCAGTTGCATCGAACGCTTAGGGCAGCGCAAGGGTGAAATGCAGGATATGCAAGTGGGAATCAACGGCCGCACCCAATTGGAATTTGTGATTCCGGCGCGGGGGCTGATTGGTTTCCGGGGTGAATTCATTCGCCTCACCCGTGGCGAAGGGATTATGAACCATAGTTTCCTTGAATATCGGCCGATTCTGGGTAATGTTGATACCCGTTACAACGGTGTGATCGTGGCCTTTGAAGAGGGGACGGCGACATTCTATTCCTTGAAAAATGCGGAGGATCGCGGTGTGTTCTTCATTGAACCGGGCACGCGGGTTTATAAAGGCATGATCATCGGGGAGCACAATCGCCCCCAAAACCTCGACCTCAACATCTGCAAAGCGAAGCAACTCACCAACCATCGCGCCGCGAGTGGGGATGAATTGGTGCAACTGCAAACGCCGGTGGAGATGAATTTGGAGCGGGCGTTGGAATACATTGGCCCCGGTGAGTTGGTGGAAATTACACCGCAATCGATCCGGTTACGCAAAATCGACATGAAGAAGCTGGCCAAACGCTAG
- the tatA gene encoding twin-arginine translocase TatA/TatE family subunit — MFGLGWPEVAVIAAVGILIFGPKKIPEFGSALGKTLRGFKDEMENPSPDENEVEESDRP, encoded by the coding sequence ATGTTTGGTTTAGGTTGGCCCGAAGTAGCCGTGATTGCAGCGGTGGGGATTCTCATTTTTGGCCCGAAAAAAATTCCTGAATTTGGCAGTGCCCTCGGCAAAACATTGCGGGGATTTAAAGACGAAATGGAGAATCCCAGCCCGGATGAAAATGAAGTAGAGGAGAGCGATCGCCCCTAA
- a CDS encoding phycocyanobilin:ferredoxin oxidoreductase, which translates to MSPIANPPQLRTELHPLIERLANCILQVWHQELDLEPYPLPEELGYVEGKLEGERLRIENRCYQTRSFRKLHLELAKVGKNLDILHCVMFPNLDYGLPMFGCDLVGGRGQISAAIVDLSPTQLDRQLPLGYQTALHALPTPQFSQVRELPDWGDIFSEFCLFIRPEGETEETAFIERIESFLTIHCQQAIAASPLPPDQIHANWQGQANYCTKQRQNDKTRRVLAAAFGDDWADFYMNTVLFDLPDSP; encoded by the coding sequence ATGTCCCCGATCGCCAACCCACCCCAACTCCGCACCGAACTGCATCCCCTGATCGAACGATTGGCGAATTGCATTCTTCAGGTTTGGCATCAGGAACTTGACCTCGAACCCTATCCCCTGCCGGAGGAGTTGGGCTATGTGGAGGGCAAGCTAGAGGGGGAGCGGCTGCGCATTGAAAACCGTTGCTATCAAACCCGCTCGTTTCGCAAGCTCCATTTAGAACTGGCCAAGGTGGGGAAAAACCTCGACATTCTCCATTGTGTGATGTTTCCCAATTTAGACTACGGTTTACCGATGTTTGGCTGTGATCTGGTGGGGGGACGGGGCCAAATTAGTGCGGCGATCGTTGATCTGTCCCCCACTCAGCTTGATCGACAGTTACCCCTCGGTTATCAAACTGCATTGCATGCCTTACCTACGCCGCAGTTTTCCCAGGTGCGTGAGTTGCCGGACTGGGGAGATATTTTTTCGGAATTTTGTTTGTTTATTCGCCCGGAGGGGGAGACGGAAGAAACGGCGTTTATTGAGCGGATTGAGAGCTTTTTAACGATTCATTGTCAGCAGGCGATCGCTGCCTCACCCCTCCCCCCCGATCAAATTCACGCCAACTGGCAAGGGCAGGCAAACTACTGCACCAAACAACGCCAAAACGATAAAACCCGTCGCGTGCTCGCGGCTGCCTTTGGGGATGACTGGGCAGATTTTTACATGAATACCGTGCTGTTTGATTTACCAGATTCTCCTTAA